One genomic segment of Chitinophaga sancti includes these proteins:
- a CDS encoding RHS repeat-associated core domain-containing protein, protein MGSAFKKIMLLAVMLCTLYTAKAFTAVESYQNQLQGDLKQGDVLEIKDEKFLNSNVDWTKIHNRTVTNIITFGLYRDGGTMPATAFKCEIDLKVEYWSQPGQVDPITNDHVKLHVTYNPTEGVAYSAADTYKFLNGFKVKVTVNSITSAELGTTLPTIFRLMGQVVVERSYDWDLTKTIVPVAVVDTSAVMLTWEKYTGAEEYDLEWTFIDELSDNGSLLAQQGSNVTAATLAGLFRNNATRVTIPREYFEISLIHISQYLPIRIRPVQYTDDGFRQEGDWFYQLKQGGVAGPSVILLDSARHRSDLNWQYSAVYAEGGKKKEVVSYFDGTLRTRQTVTVNNSDQRAMIQETLYDEFGRPLVNILPAPITQSRLNYYPGMHLALGGGNYTYANVYGNTTDCIPVPGKMSNDSGAARYYSPLNPFLSDSTNKFIPDANGYPFAVNLYTPDNTGRMSVQGGVGELFQPGNKATKLYYGKPAQWELDRMFGNDVGYASHYLKNMVMDGNGQVSVSYLNAAGKTIATALAGGAPANLDGLPSKPDSTEETFLLIEPSQYTFDPAKLKLSATTTYSSAVPGPATLRYNIDKLIKTYSESGVTICSNCYYDLKIRVTDNCNRILYDSAGARPVGSLVSNCNDVNALTGLINLNFDQIGEYYVSFELGLNDSAIANYTADFIKRNTNLKTQWQFVQQALQSQDFSGCFSDCSTCLTSLGAKTDFTAAVVSRLAQNGVTGTAINTWSNTLYDSLLAQCQRLQASCQSSPCEDLENTLKLDVSPGGQYALFDGDSALERSINVLYNHWREEFPIKSATSSEYIEAQFEMEDGSVMSPYDAHFTLTMLLRYWKPEWAARFIKYHPEYCALRFCYDNSTAYQWDDKIKQVQTVAGITGVLPAAVYDKSNISWLVAQDTAFSGVLSSYKTSFIADLTDYSKNVVGFNASGYAVKNLPDYVDYLLYCADNTGSTNTNNNPLPNANNWSSCSPVSSCRIADLEWRMYRDKYLELKERYYATARSTSAYCGGVCVVGDTLSYAITTCPELSAFKVEAGTATCGTDLQSLKITYSGAGLTGAVTLSLYYPDEYAGLTQVDSVAFAAGQTEASICISSAINTGSILVEGISCRPDDSSVIFDCDVAKSLSNFTLSIQRDNTTYDPATGIANWNCIMHYSGPDIPAGASVTAGVEFSFHENPGAKIYSYVFTGSTKSLTYVLQGVSDAGGTIEGSGCSNPNPATPVTNNCAAALKYKVSRINSVSYSTAGVSTDTTALAAQVSTAVTQSVSENCEAQADYWMQQLEGCLNSNAAYASKAALLRTKLLQVCKAGGDVDHPNGASTVPGAAPSGGYVSFKEAIKGVLGITSLDMLCNPWLLDAPYPYNVKLQATNVTIQRTDSGICAQLAALTQEYNNAAGGFYQFLVNKFGAAMTLSEAELTSLQNGCNNCRYLLADEIQLPVFMDPGAQGYVSGYGYQQGVAAMQSEMSLDTTSANYESIYATYLNHRWGFTLSYADYKDFEARLLVNSSAVLTNQPVFATVSQDPYSCMKQLINHAALSGIVLYKEYIAEEERQFRKGYIAYCSSVKPKLELTALQQLYHFTLYYYDQAGNLVRTIPPEGVHLLDASYQQQVWDARDNVASACTYSGPVVAANKDTILNRLSTVLQAGTNSAMEWWLYNPAMDNNQVLATTGGNKYLFNTCISGRYLYMSIYTMAPTGDGSTIDFAISKHLVADLQAVLPLRQWTHVVLQGQGLNSGDLAVYVNGVLCPLSAGAPAGGCGWTLTNTGSGFIYPENLSTLKHFRLYNRLLSGAEIAANAAVPCLGLSPAYDSVLNGALSYWGRYNLPAVGTGGSTVEMQYSAVYPGHTLATSYGYQSLNGITQQRTPDAGVSSYWYDRLGRLVTSQNAEQVAPVNGGATGRYSYTKYDAQGRVIEVGEKSGATLTASEIFMSSPEVFLGAGSDAQITRTYYDEAYGAAGLNQDNLRKRVAATTYQDAGTTPLQASYYSYDQIGNVKTLWQQVQDLGVKQVDYQYDLVSGKVNKVRYQRGAADRFYYNYQYDAENRLTKAGSGIDSVSADGWEIMNPKTDAGYRYYLHGPLARMELGDMELVQGVDYAYTLQGWLKGVNGNYLTAGTDMGRDGLIGGVRGAIARDAYAYSLDYYAGDYKAIVDTNSLGLKWVGQTGDVMGRNLYNGNISRSTLALSKINSGNPVGYSYRYDQLNRLTAMRQHTLGSGAATWSTVSVGNAYKEDISYDGNGNILRYTRYGSGAGGKQLQMDSLKYVYARDGQGYLSSNRLTQVLDSIAGDPYTEDVSSQGVNNYIYDNIGNLITNVRDSIVNIKWTVYGKISGITKGDGSSLEYRYDAGGNRVYKGYTHGGVTDKTWYVRDAAGNVLAVYGNVGGGSDKYWKEQHLYGSSRLGLWEPGLVVGGEVDSTWNKVGVRRYELVNHLGNVLATVSDKAVLDGDHYVAEVMSAGDYYPFGMGMGDRKWSLGGYRYGFNGKENDNEVKGEGNEQDYGMRVYDPRLGRFLSVDPLFESYPYYTPYQFAGDNPIKYIDLDGLEKVDPEVAAFYTHAPQLDMTTAPGPANAAGFPRNSRWFWSKILEQHPEMFSQQNRMAIKAQRAPIVDEQWLTYNPAHAGYEGSKLVHHHIEQGNLAAAIPEKVHTDYFKKLHPELKGQLRGAKISSTLGTALGILSTAGDIFSFMNGNPESLMAMFPCIGCAPEDFIGRVQKDVKSELFYTVNSVSTQYEKGKITSKAITFDVYSDYAWDEDNEKYIGINKLATKTEIWNYDSNGNRTSTKQVEML, encoded by the coding sequence ATGGGTTCCGCTTTTAAGAAGATCATGTTACTGGCTGTGATGTTATGCACTTTGTATACAGCAAAGGCCTTTACTGCAGTTGAATCATATCAGAACCAGCTGCAGGGAGATTTAAAGCAGGGGGATGTGCTGGAAATCAAGGACGAGAAGTTTTTGAATAGTAATGTTGACTGGACAAAAATTCATAACCGGACAGTGACGAATATCATCACGTTTGGATTGTATAGAGATGGGGGGACTATGCCAGCAACTGCCTTCAAATGTGAGATAGACCTGAAGGTAGAGTATTGGTCACAACCGGGTCAGGTAGATCCGATTACGAATGATCATGTGAAATTGCATGTGACTTATAATCCGACGGAAGGCGTGGCTTACAGTGCTGCCGATACGTATAAATTCCTGAATGGATTTAAGGTGAAGGTCACCGTCAATAGTATCACCAGTGCAGAATTAGGGACAACATTGCCAACCATATTCCGGTTGATGGGGCAGGTAGTGGTAGAGCGGTCATACGATTGGGATCTCACCAAAACAATTGTGCCGGTTGCTGTAGTCGATACTTCTGCCGTGATGCTTACCTGGGAGAAATATACAGGAGCGGAGGAGTATGACCTGGAATGGACGTTCATCGATGAGTTGTCAGATAATGGCAGCTTACTGGCGCAACAGGGAAGTAATGTTACTGCGGCTACGCTGGCTGGTTTGTTCCGTAATAATGCAACGAGAGTAACGATTCCGCGGGAGTATTTTGAGATATCGCTTATTCATATATCCCAGTATTTACCAATCAGGATAAGGCCTGTTCAGTATACGGATGACGGTTTCAGGCAGGAAGGAGACTGGTTTTACCAGTTGAAACAAGGTGGGGTTGCAGGACCGTCGGTAATATTGCTGGATTCGGCGAGGCACCGTTCTGATTTGAACTGGCAGTATAGTGCTGTGTATGCGGAGGGCGGAAAGAAGAAGGAGGTGGTTAGTTATTTTGATGGTACGCTTCGTACCCGGCAGACAGTAACGGTCAATAATTCTGATCAGCGGGCTATGATACAGGAGACCCTGTATGATGAATTTGGGCGTCCGCTGGTGAATATATTGCCGGCACCAATTACACAGAGCAGGTTGAATTATTACCCGGGTATGCATCTTGCATTAGGGGGTGGAAACTATACTTATGCAAATGTGTATGGAAATACGACAGACTGTATTCCTGTTCCGGGCAAGATGAGTAATGATTCAGGGGCGGCACGTTATTATTCTCCTTTGAACCCGTTTTTAAGTGACAGTACGAATAAATTTATCCCGGATGCGAATGGGTATCCATTTGCTGTAAATCTTTATACGCCTGATAATACAGGAAGGATGAGTGTGCAGGGGGGAGTGGGAGAGTTGTTTCAGCCGGGGAATAAAGCGACGAAATTATATTATGGGAAACCTGCACAATGGGAATTAGACAGGATGTTTGGCAATGATGTAGGTTATGCATCTCATTACCTGAAAAACATGGTAATGGATGGAAATGGGCAGGTAAGTGTCAGTTACCTGAACGCAGCGGGTAAGACGATAGCGACGGCACTGGCGGGTGGGGCGCCTGCTAATTTGGATGGATTACCTTCGAAGCCTGATTCTACCGAAGAGACATTTTTATTAATAGAACCCAGCCAGTATACATTTGATCCTGCAAAGCTGAAGCTGAGTGCAACCACGACCTATTCATCGGCAGTGCCTGGTCCTGCTACGCTCAGGTATAATATAGATAAGCTGATAAAAACCTATAGTGAGAGTGGTGTTACAATATGTAGTAACTGTTATTATGACTTAAAGATCCGGGTTACGGACAACTGTAACAGGATCTTGTATGATAGTGCAGGGGCAAGGCCTGTTGGAAGTCTGGTCAGCAATTGTAATGATGTGAATGCTTTGACTGGGTTAATCAATTTGAATTTTGACCAGATCGGAGAGTATTACGTGTCTTTTGAATTAGGGCTGAATGATTCAGCCATTGCTAATTATACGGCTGATTTTATAAAGAGGAATACCAATCTGAAGACGCAGTGGCAGTTTGTACAGCAGGCCTTGCAAAGTCAGGACTTTTCAGGCTGTTTTAGCGATTGTAGTACCTGTCTGACATCATTGGGTGCAAAGACGGATTTTACGGCTGCTGTGGTGTCCAGGTTAGCGCAGAATGGGGTGACGGGTACTGCGATTAATACCTGGTCCAATACATTGTATGATTCATTGTTGGCACAATGTCAGCGTTTGCAGGCTTCCTGTCAATCATCGCCCTGTGAAGATCTGGAAAATACGTTAAAACTGGATGTAAGTCCGGGAGGGCAGTATGCATTATTTGATGGAGATTCTGCATTGGAAAGAAGCATAAATGTATTGTATAACCACTGGCGGGAGGAGTTTCCGATAAAGAGTGCGACCAGTAGTGAATATATTGAAGCGCAGTTTGAGATGGAGGATGGTTCGGTGATGTCTCCCTATGATGCGCATTTTACGCTGACGATGTTGTTGCGGTATTGGAAGCCGGAATGGGCGGCACGTTTTATTAAATATCATCCGGAGTATTGTGCGTTGCGGTTTTGTTATGATAACAGTACGGCGTATCAGTGGGATGATAAGATAAAGCAGGTGCAAACGGTAGCAGGAATTACGGGTGTATTACCAGCTGCTGTTTATGATAAAAGTAATATCAGTTGGCTGGTAGCGCAGGATACAGCATTTAGTGGTGTGTTAAGTAGTTATAAGACCAGTTTTATAGCAGATCTTACCGATTATAGCAAAAATGTGGTTGGTTTTAATGCCTCTGGTTATGCTGTTAAAAATTTACCGGACTATGTAGATTACCTGTTGTATTGTGCGGATAATACAGGGAGTACGAACACAAATAATAACCCGTTACCGAATGCAAATAACTGGTCTTCCTGTTCGCCGGTATCCAGTTGCCGGATAGCAGATCTGGAGTGGCGGATGTATCGTGATAAGTATCTTGAGTTGAAGGAAAGATACTACGCAACAGCGCGGAGCACTTCGGCTTATTGTGGAGGAGTTTGCGTAGTAGGCGATACATTGAGTTATGCCATAACCACCTGTCCGGAGTTGTCTGCTTTTAAAGTAGAGGCGGGAACTGCCACCTGTGGCACTGATTTACAATCCCTGAAAATTACATATAGTGGTGCGGGGTTGACGGGTGCAGTTACCTTGTCTTTGTATTATCCTGACGAATATGCTGGATTGACACAGGTCGATTCGGTGGCATTTGCAGCGGGTCAGACGGAAGCATCTATCTGTATTTCAAGTGCCATCAACACGGGTTCCATTCTGGTGGAGGGAATTTCCTGTCGTCCTGATGATAGTAGCGTTATTTTCGATTGCGATGTGGCGAAGAGTTTGTCAAATTTCACGCTGAGCATTCAAAGGGATAATACTACCTACGATCCGGCTACCGGTATTGCGAACTGGAATTGTATCATGCATTATTCCGGGCCTGATATTCCGGCGGGGGCGAGTGTAACAGCGGGCGTGGAGTTTTCATTTCATGAGAATCCGGGTGCGAAGATTTACAGTTATGTTTTTACAGGTAGTACAAAATCGCTGACGTATGTATTGCAGGGTGTAAGTGATGCGGGAGGAACGATAGAAGGTTCGGGCTGTAGTAATCCTAACCCTGCTACACCTGTCACTAACAATTGTGCGGCGGCTTTAAAATATAAAGTTTCCCGTATCAACAGTGTTTCTTATAGTACGGCAGGGGTATCAACAGATACGACCGCGTTAGCGGCGCAGGTGTCAACGGCGGTAACGCAGTCTGTGAGTGAGAACTGTGAAGCGCAGGCAGATTACTGGATGCAGCAGTTGGAGGGTTGTTTAAACAGCAATGCAGCTTATGCATCAAAGGCAGCTTTGCTGCGCACAAAATTATTGCAGGTATGTAAGGCGGGAGGTGATGTGGATCATCCGAATGGAGCGAGTACAGTACCTGGTGCAGCGCCTTCCGGAGGTTATGTATCCTTTAAAGAGGCCATTAAAGGAGTATTGGGCATTACCAGCCTGGATATGCTTTGTAACCCGTGGTTACTGGATGCACCTTATCCATATAATGTAAAGCTACAGGCGACAAATGTTACTATTCAAAGAACGGATAGTGGTATTTGTGCACAGCTGGCAGCACTAACACAGGAATATAATAACGCAGCGGGCGGATTTTATCAGTTCCTTGTAAATAAGTTTGGTGCAGCGATGACGCTGAGTGAAGCAGAACTTACGAGTCTGCAGAATGGCTGTAACAATTGCCGTTACTTATTGGCGGATGAGATACAGTTGCCTGTATTTATGGATCCGGGAGCGCAGGGCTACGTTAGCGGATATGGTTACCAGCAGGGAGTAGCGGCCATGCAATCGGAGATGTCCCTGGATACGACCAGTGCTAATTACGAAAGCATTTATGCCACCTATCTGAATCACCGTTGGGGCTTTACTTTGTCTTATGCAGATTATAAAGATTTTGAGGCGAGGTTGCTGGTGAATTCATCGGCAGTATTAACGAATCAGCCTGTGTTTGCGACCGTGAGTCAGGATCCATATAGCTGTATGAAGCAGCTGATCAATCATGCGGCATTAAGTGGGATTGTACTTTATAAAGAATATATAGCGGAAGAGGAGCGGCAATTCAGGAAAGGGTACATCGCTTATTGCAGCAGTGTGAAGCCAAAGTTGGAACTGACGGCTTTACAGCAATTGTACCATTTTACATTATACTATTATGATCAGGCAGGTAACCTTGTGCGCACGATACCACCGGAGGGAGTACACCTGCTGGATGCGTCTTATCAGCAACAGGTATGGGATGCACGGGATAATGTAGCATCTGCCTGTACGTATAGTGGTCCAGTAGTAGCGGCCAATAAGGATACGATTTTAAACAGGTTAAGTACGGTATTGCAGGCGGGTACCAATTCGGCAATGGAGTGGTGGTTGTATAATCCTGCTATGGACAATAACCAGGTACTGGCAACGACGGGGGGTAATAAATACCTGTTTAATACCTGTATCAGTGGTCGTTATTTATATATGTCCATTTATACGATGGCACCGACAGGAGATGGTTCCACGATTGATTTTGCGATATCAAAGCACCTGGTAGCAGATCTGCAGGCGGTATTACCGTTACGGCAGTGGACACATGTGGTATTGCAGGGTCAGGGGTTGAACAGTGGAGACCTGGCGGTGTATGTGAATGGGGTATTGTGTCCATTGAGTGCAGGAGCGCCGGCAGGCGGTTGTGGGTGGACGTTGACGAATACAGGGTCAGGGTTTATCTATCCAGAGAATTTGAGTACGCTGAAACATTTTCGGTTATACAACAGGTTGTTGTCGGGGGCGGAGATAGCGGCGAATGCGGCTGTTCCTTGTCTGGGGTTAAGTCCGGCGTATGATTCAGTGTTGAATGGGGCATTGAGTTATTGGGGGCGGTATAATCTGCCTGCTGTTGGCACAGGGGGTAGTACGGTGGAGATGCAGTATTCGGCGGTGTATCCGGGGCATACGCTGGCGACTTCTTATGGATATCAGTCGTTGAATGGAATAACGCAACAGCGTACACCGGATGCGGGGGTAAGTAGTTACTGGTATGACAGGTTAGGGCGGTTGGTAACGTCGCAGAATGCGGAGCAGGTGGCGCCGGTGAATGGTGGGGCTACAGGGAGGTATAGTTATACAAAGTATGATGCACAGGGGAGAGTGATAGAGGTAGGAGAGAAGAGTGGTGCTACCCTGACAGCGTCGGAGATATTTATGTCTTCGCCGGAGGTGTTTTTGGGTGCGGGAAGTGATGCACAGATAACGAGAACATATTATGATGAGGCGTATGGAGCAGCTGGGTTAAACCAGGATAACCTGCGTAAGCGGGTGGCGGCGACTACTTACCAGGATGCGGGAACTACGCCGTTGCAGGCGAGTTATTATAGTTATGACCAGATAGGGAATGTGAAGACGTTGTGGCAGCAGGTGCAGGATCTGGGGGTGAAGCAGGTGGATTATCAATATGACCTGGTGAGTGGCAAGGTAAATAAAGTACGTTATCAGCGTGGTGCAGCAGATCGGTTTTATTATAATTATCAATATGATGCGGAGAATAGGTTGACGAAGGCGGGTAGTGGAATAGATAGTGTATCAGCAGATGGCTGGGAGATTATGAATCCGAAGACAGATGCGGGGTATCGTTATTATCTGCATGGACCATTGGCAAGGATGGAATTAGGAGATATGGAGTTGGTGCAGGGGGTAGATTATGCGTATACCTTGCAGGGGTGGTTAAAGGGTGTGAATGGGAACTACCTGACAGCAGGAACTGATATGGGTCGTGATGGGTTGATAGGAGGTGTTAGAGGGGCTATTGCGCGGGATGCGTATGCATATAGCCTGGATTATTATGCGGGGGATTATAAGGCGATTGTGGATACGAATTCATTAGGTTTGAAATGGGTTGGACAGACGGGTGATGTGATGGGTCGGAATTTGTATAATGGGAATATCAGCAGGAGCACCTTAGCACTTTCAAAAATCAATTCCGGGAATCCTGTTGGGTATTCTTACCGGTATGATCAGTTGAACCGGTTGACGGCGATGCGGCAGCATACGCTTGGTAGTGGAGCGGCTACATGGAGTACGGTATCTGTTGGTAATGCATATAAGGAGGATATCAGTTATGATGGGAATGGGAATATATTGCGGTATACGCGGTATGGGAGTGGGGCTGGCGGCAAGCAGTTACAGATGGATAGTTTGAAGTATGTGTATGCGCGGGATGGTCAGGGTTATCTGAGTAGTAACAGGTTAACGCAGGTGTTGGATAGTATTGCGGGTGATCCTTATACGGAGGATGTTTCAAGTCAGGGAGTAAATAATTATATTTATGATAATATTGGTAATTTGATTACTAATGTTAGAGATAGTATAGTTAATATAAAGTGGACGGTATATGGTAAGATAAGTGGGATTACGAAGGGGGATGGAAGTTCTTTGGAATACAGGTATGATGCGGGTGGGAATAGGGTGTATAAGGGTTATACGCATGGTGGAGTGACGGATAAGACGTGGTATGTGCGTGATGCGGCGGGGAATGTGCTGGCGGTGTATGGGAATGTTGGAGGCGGGAGTGATAAGTATTGGAAAGAGCAGCATTTGTATGGGAGTAGCAGATTGGGATTGTGGGAGCCGGGATTGGTAGTAGGGGGAGAAGTGGATTCGACGTGGAATAAGGTGGGGGTAAGGAGGTATGAGTTGGTGAATCATTTGGGGAATGTGTTGGCGACGGTGAGTGATAAGGCTGTGTTGGATGGGGATCATTATGTTGCGGAGGTGATGAGTGCGGGGGATTATTATCCGTTTGGGATGGGGATGGGGGATAGGAAGTGGAGTTTAGGAGGGTATAGGTATGGGTTTAATGGGAAGGAGAATGATAATGAGGTGAAGGGAGAGGGGAATGAGCAGGATTATGGGATGAGGGTGTATGATCCGAGGTTGGGGAGGTTTTTGAGTGTAGATCCGTTATTCGAATCTTATCCTTACTATACACCATATCAGTTTGCAGGAGATAATCCAATTAAATATATTGATCTTGATGGATTAGAGAAAGTAGATCCAGAGGTAGCTGCATTTTATACTCATGCCCCGCAATTAGACATGACTACTGCTCCTGGTCCAGCTAATGCTGCCGGTTTCCCGAGAAACTCAAGATGGTTTTGGTCTAAAATCCTAGAACAACACCCAGAAATGTTTAGCCAACAAAATAGAATGGCCATTAAAGCGCAGCGAGCCCCTATTGTAGATGAACAATGGCTTACTTATAATCCTGCGCATGCTGGTTATGAAGGCAGTAAATTGGTGCATCATCATATAGAGCAGGGTAATTTGGCAGCCGCCATTCCTGAAAAAGTACATACTGATTATTTTAAGAAATTGCATCCTGAGTTAAAAGGTCAATTGAGAGGGGCTAAGATTAGTTCGACATTGGGAACAGCTTTAGGTATATTAAGTACGGCAGGAGATATTTTCAGTTTTATGAATGGTAATCCGGAATCACTAATGGCAATGTTTCCTTGTATTGGATGTGCCCCTGAAGACTTCATAGGTAGGGTGCAAAAAGATGTCAAAAGTGAATTGTTTTATACAGTTAACAGTGTTAGCACTCAGTATGAAAAAGGCAAGATTACATCAAAAGCTATAACATTTGACGTTTATTCTGACTACGCATGGGATGAAGATAATGAAAAATATATAGGGATAAATAAGTTGGCAACAAAGACAGAAATATGGAATTATGATTCTAATGGTAACAGAACATCCACTAAACAAGTTGAAATGCTTTAA